A part of Arachis hypogaea cultivar Tifrunner chromosome 12, arahy.Tifrunner.gnm2.J5K5, whole genome shotgun sequence genomic DNA contains:
- the LOC140176619 gene encoding uncharacterized protein yields MADNQSNAVQMDVNALANLLHQLTTLQSQILKNNTSPIQDQSSPYFIHSGENPGTLIISIVLTPNNYGSWSHAMIRALISKNKLKFIDGTIRKPENNNVESEAWERCNNLIVSWINLSLSPGIRDSIIWNNVAVDLWEELKHRYYQGDRFRIAELQEELFAIKQGDLTITDYYTRLKQIWEELNNFRSIPNCVRCAESYSCGLSKIRGYRDEDQVVRLLRGLNEQYSTVRSQIMLMSPLPDLNTVFSMLTQ; encoded by the coding sequence ATGGCTGACAACCAGAGCAACGCAGTACAGATGGATGTAAACGCACTAGCCAATCTCCTCCATCAACTCACTACTCTTCAGTCTCAAATTTTGAAGAACAACACAAGTCCAattcaagatcaatcaagcccTTATTTTATCCATTCGGGAGAAAATCCAGGTACACTGATTATTTCAATCGTGTTAACACCTAACAATTATGGTAGTTGGAGTCATGCTATGATTAGAGCACTGATTTCGAAgaataaattgaaatttattgATGGTACCATAAGAAAACCTGAGAATAATAATGTTGAATCTGAGGCATGGGAAAGATGCAATAATTTGATTGTTTCTTGGATCAATCTTTCATTAAGTCCTGGAATTCGTGATAGTATTATATGGAACAATGTTGCTGTTGATTTGTGGGAGGAACTTAAGCATAGGTACTACCAAGGGGACAGGTTCAGAATTGCAGAACTCCAGGAGGAACTTTTTGCCATCAAGCAAGGTGATCTGACCATCACTGATTATTACACAAGGCTCAAACAGATCTGGGAGGAGCTCAACAATTTCAGATCCATTCCAAACTGTGTCAGATGTGCAGAGTCATACTCTTGCGGATTATCAAAAATAAGAGGATacagagatgaagatcaagtagtCAGACTTTTGAGAGGGTTGAACGAACAATACTCTACCGTCAGATCACAAATCATGCTCATGTCACCTCTACCAGACCTAAACACAGTATTTTCTATGCTAACACAGTAA
- the LOC140176620 gene encoding uncharacterized mitochondrial protein AtMg00810-like — MTFETVGRQHWLPSWRFGQGSLHADTARFGCVTTSFFYDHSLFIKKSSEGFTAILVYVDDLVLTGDNIGEINSIKQILDYKFKIKDLGDLKYFLEMEVARSNSGIHIYQRKYAMDLLKDFSYLDYKPLSTPFDYSQKLSKESGTILTDNTTYRQLIGRLLYLTNTRPDISYAVGRLSQFLDCATTSHLQAAFRVLRYLKGRPATGLFFSSTSDMHLTGFADADWATCADTRRSISGYCFMLGSSLVS; from the exons ATGACATTTGAAACAGTTGGACGTCAACACTGGCTTCCTTCATGGAGATTTGGACAAGGAAGTTTACATGCAGATACCGCCCGGTTTGGATGTGTCACAACCAG TTTTTTTTATGATCACTCCCTCTTCATCAAGAAATCTTCTGAAGGCTTTACTGCCATCCTAGTATATGTGGATGATTTGGTTTTAACCGGTGATAACATTGGTGAAATCAATTCCATCAAGCAGATTTTAGATTACAAGTTTAAAATAAAAGACCTTGGTGATCTCAAGTACTTCTTGGAAATGGAAGTCGCACGCTCCAACTCGggaattcacatttatcaacGGAAGTATGCCATGGACCTTCTCAAGGATTTTAGTTATCTGGATTACAAGCCTCTCTCCACTCCATTTGATTATAGTCAGAAACTCTCGAAAGAGTCGGGTACCATTTTAACAGACAACACTACTTACAGACAACTCATCGGCCGACTCCTTTACCTCACAAATACTAGACCCGATATCTCCTATGCTGTGGGGCGTTTGAGTCAGTTTTTGGACTGTGCAACCACCTCTCACCTGCAGGCTGCTTTCCGTGTGCTTCGATACTTAAAAGGTAGACCTGCAACTGGTTTATTCTTCTCCTCTACTTCTGATATGCATCTCACTGGATTTGCCGATGCTGACTGGGCTACCTGTGCCGATACTCGTCGCTCTATTTCTGGTTATTGCTTCATGCTTGGAAGCTCTCTTGTCAGTTAG
- the LOC112729654 gene encoding uncharacterized protein gives MKPPNGRKVVLRFNSALQPVGDEAGLLSGVMGLLGSDYTKFPICERDWRKVRTRDKVYNEIVKQILKTAQMELLRTIEESFSIIAIAKRHRRSVRKMRRIDQSSFTPTPADRKAWQGSEKKSRNDKGG, from the exons ATGAAGCCACCTAACGGAAGAAAGGTCGTACTCAGGTTTAACAGTGCACTGCAACCAGTTGGGGATGAAGCAGGTCTACTGAGCGGCGTTATGGGACTGCTAGGATCTGACTACACCAAATTCCCAATCTGCGAGAGGGACTGGAGAAAGGTTCGCACCAGGGACAAGGTCTATAATGAAATAGTAAAg CAAATATTgaaaaccgcccagatggaattACTGCGGACCATTGAAGAAAGTTTCTCGATTATCGCAATAGCGAAGAGACACAG GAGAAGTGTAAGAAAAATGCGGAGAATCGATCAAAGCAGCTTTACACCCACACCGGCGGATCGAAAAGCTTGGCAAGGCTCGGAGAAGAAGAG TCGGAACGACAAGGGAGGATAG